A window from Thermodesulfobacteriota bacterium encodes these proteins:
- a CDS encoding sulfotransferase domain-containing protein, whose translation MLERLKTRLKSAISRTFGAFGMHIGADAVPPGALLVAGRNLPVYIDKNLHPCFKQHRAPIPHRVFIITIPKSGTYLIAKILANLGMVDCDVHIAIDHIQDNRFADEKVLRMEAWRYYVPIPFKVSARLIKNGQFSFGHIPYYLEGEQILGGFKKVFTFRELRDVIISLVRYYDSREQNYAKPERIKLYNEFKQTPMGDEKFKAWYAMWGKEFADLIRNMFPWKGRGDVFQAKFETLMGDDGKDEQFSMLRSLGGFLGLDITDDEIDRALSDSIGAETLTYSGKRSSYKDWWNDELEDLFTRYGFKELNRIYGYE comes from the coding sequence ATGCTTGAAAGATTAAAAACCAGGCTCAAATCAGCCATAAGCCGGACATTCGGCGCGTTTGGAATGCATATCGGGGCCGATGCGGTGCCCCCCGGGGCATTGCTCGTGGCAGGAAGGAATCTGCCCGTATACATCGATAAGAACCTGCATCCGTGCTTTAAGCAACATCGTGCGCCGATCCCGCACCGTGTATTTATTATAACGATCCCCAAATCGGGAACGTATCTGATAGCGAAGATACTCGCGAATCTGGGGATGGTGGATTGCGATGTCCATATTGCGATCGACCATATCCAGGACAACAGGTTCGCAGATGAAAAGGTGCTTCGTATGGAAGCGTGGAGATACTACGTTCCGATACCTTTTAAAGTATCCGCTAGGCTGATAAAGAATGGGCAATTCTCGTTCGGGCACATCCCTTATTATCTCGAAGGGGAGCAGATTCTGGGGGGTTTTAAAAAGGTCTTCACGTTCAGAGAGCTGCGGGACGTAATCATATCTTTGGTGAGGTATTACGATTCCCGCGAACAAAATTACGCCAAACCGGAAAGAATAAAGCTTTACAACGAGTTTAAACAAACTCCGATGGGAGACGAGAAATTTAAAGCCTGGTACGCAATGTGGGGTAAAGAATTTGCGGACCTGATAAGGAATATGTTTCCCTGGAAGGGGCGCGGCGACGTATTTCAGGCGAAGTTCGAAACACTGATGGGCGATGACGGAAAAGATGAGCAGTTTTCCATGCTTAGGAGCCTGGGCGGATTCCTCGGCCTCGATATAACGGACGATGAGATAGACAGGGCTCTCAGCGACTCGATAGGCGCTGAGACGTTAACCTATTCGGGCAAGCGCAGCTCATATAAAGATTGGTGGAACGATGAGCTCGAAGATTTATTCACACGTTACGGTTTTAAAGAGCTCAACAGGATTTACGGATATGAATAA